In Amphiprion ocellaris isolate individual 3 ecotype Okinawa chromosome 2, ASM2253959v1, whole genome shotgun sequence, the genomic stretch ACAAGACAGTCTTGTGTATTACATATATCGCAAGGagagcatttgtttatttacttatttttagcaTATATTCAACAATCTGAGTTCTGAAACTTTAACTTAATCCTTATGCTATGTTTACCACCGTTACAAACAATGCTTTTTGATGAACTATGTCTAAGTAGAAACCTGACGCACAGCTACATTTGTAACAGGTCAACAATGACTGCAAGCTGATATGCTTGAACAAGCCTCTGATGAATTGATCAAATCTGCCAAAGTATGACCTGAATGCTGCTTCAGTGGAAGGGTACAACTTCAGGAAAACCTGACCTTTTGTACACAAGAGTTAAAGTGATCACTGCCACTAATCTGCTTCATTCTCTGCTAAAGATGCTATTACTCCTCTGTATCTTTACAGTGGAAAAAGCTGGTTGTTTTCATTTGATGAAATACCAGGTGAGTTTTACTCTCTTACAGATCTCGAGAAGCTGAGCACGTTCAGTCAGAGGTTTCCCCTCCCCTCCATGTATAGGATCCATGTGTGGAAGGTACTATTGGGTAAGAAACCGACACAACCAGTCACACACACCACTGGAGGTACCTCAAATCCTACCCACAGTGACCAGATTTCAGAAAGTGATGATGCCATTAAGAGAGTATAAGCATTCCTTTCAGTGTTGTCTATTGGACTAATTGAGCATGTAGGCTAATTAGTTTTGTAGAAGTTGTTCAGTAATAAAGCCGCAACTGAGCTGTCAACTCTCCCCCACATGGCGCACATAACTTGTCGTACCATACCTATGTTTTCTCATTAAAACACTCAGTTAACACTTTTTCCTTGCCTGTGCAACCAAGACATTTTGGCTAATTGCTCCCCATTGCCACTCACAAACGCCGCCATGTTTGACCGTGCCATTAGGACTAGGTGAAATGGTTAGAATTAACAGTATACCTTAAGACTGATCTTCAGATATGTTGCAGTGATTGCCAGTTTAAAATGAGACAACTGTAGACACAGTCTAGACATATGCAGGCTTTGAGGTAGACCATGTGCATAACTAAGCATTTCCCCTCCATTTTATGCTATGATTGATAATGATAAAATATTCACTCTGAACATTTATCACTTGTCCATCATTTGAAATTGGTCCCAGTGGATTTCTTTTCATCATGGTTTATAATGGAATGGAATCAGTTTTAATTAAAGTATCCACTGAAAACCCTCCAGTGTGCACGCTTCCTCATTCCTATTCTGCTGTCCCTCCAGGCATCCTGCCTCCCCACAGTGACTCTCATGCTCTGGTTGGAGGCTACAGGAAGGAGCAGTACCAGGATATCTTGGAGGCCCTGGAGGTGATGAGATACATCAACTGCTCCACGCCATCCACCCACGTCTACCTGCGCATGTTCCAGCTGGAGAGCCAGGTCCTCCCACGGTGCTCCGAGACCTCGCCCCCAGTAAGATGAAGCACATAAAGTGATATTGTCTGAGATTGAATGGATAAAGCGTCAGACAGGAACATTAGATGATGTATACAGATGATGTGTAGGgcagtgaagcagcagctgacaCCTTGATCGCAGTTCAAGGTCAAACTGAACCAGCTGTGAAGTATTTGATATGACAGTTGTcctttaaccctcatcagtataCGTCGCAAGACCTACTTCACCCGTAcacttggggtccagctggacgccagtagtatttcatcggtttcacatttctgtacctgtccatatcctctcaatgTATATTTCCCTAAAatgtgatagatagatagatagatagatagatagatagatacaaatatgaaagaaacaatgaaattactattgatgattactgtagtgtattgcttacaatattcgtgtaagaactcctgaattgaaataaaaacataatgcaactgaagcagtcatcacaagagcaacataacacaaacatacataaataaaagatgcacagtccgGCTGGGGTCCCCATGGATcccaaatgatttttctatgtgtacaccacaaacctggttggaatcaaataagctttggtttatgtgatggcaactatgtgggtgacaactacttaaagggactgaaaaatccaacctgtaaataaaagaaaaaaaaaaaacttatggaccccaggtgtactgatgagggttaaatgtTCAGGTGACAGTCCTAAATGCAGAACTAATTGGAGAAGAAATTGTGATTGTCACACTGATGCAGCCCATTAAAGTGATATGTATATTGCATTTAAAGGACCCATCTGAACATTTGTTAAAAACTTGATGCATCGATCTTGTAGACAGTAAAGCATTTAGAGAAGGTGTTGATCTGTGTCTCTTGGCTGCATTCGTTCAGACCTGCAGCTGTATTACTTTTACTAGTTTACATTTGTTCACAGACACGGTTGAGCATTTTTGCCATAGTTCCTCCAGATTACATAATGGTACTGGTCTGAATCTGATGTATTTTAAGTAGCTGATGGTAGTAAAAGAATAGTGTATTCCCATTTGTTATTAAGTTGCCTACAGATTTTGTATTATCTAATCGCATCTGACGATAAATCATTGTTGAACTGATGACTTGCTAAAGTATTTGTAATTAGTGGAAACCTCACGGATACTGAAATTGGCAGACTTTGATTATGACTGGCGCACAGTTACGGAATCCTGATGATTAAGCTATGCAAAGATTAATATTAGAACATCACTTTCAACCTGTCACGTCTCCGTGAGCCAGGGCATGAGGAGAGTAgcaaataatgtaaaaacaacTGAGTTAAAGAGACAAGAAACTGATTATAGAGCAAAAAGCAATTTATttacaaactaaaataaaagtaaattcaaattaaagcaAGTCTTGACAAACATGAACCAGAACTGAAGTCATAAAGGACCAAATGTTTGACTTAggcagaaaacaaagacatcaaCACCACACAGCTCACTAGCTGCAGATCACCCTGATCCTCGTTGCCAGTGGCACGATGATCAGGGTGATCTGGCTTTGAAACTATGTTAATTTGTCAATGACCACAGGTGCACCCAGCCACTCCTGATGGGCGCAACctgaagagaaaaaggaaacaaaccacACAACCTAcctacacacaaatacacagcacCAAGGACCGTAACACAACCCTTGTCACATCAGTAACTGACTAATTAGATACATTTGTGTCCATAGTTAACCAAGGAAATCACAGAGACTTTTGTTTGGCAGAGGGAATGTATCCTAATCAATCACTCATAGTTGGCTATCCTTAAATCGTGCACATCTCCTTTGAAAGAGTGGATGTATTTTATGATGTACAATGTTTTGCTTATATAAATAATGCAAGAATAGTAAGTCTGGTTGtctgccttcaaaataaaatgacttatGCCCCCTAAAAGTACTTACTTGTTTATATTAACAAATAAACTTGCTAAAACTTTGACAACTGGTGCTCTTAAAATCAAATTCCGATGTATTTTGACTACTAAATGAAACCTAGTATAACTCTACACTACTAGATACATTGTGAGTTAACACTGTTCCACTAATGTTGGGATAGATACCATCTCACTATTGTTTACAAACTACATCTACAATGATTCCTCTATAGTTTCTTTACCTTTGGCTGTGTATTACATGGTGTTAaattgtggttgtgttttttccaggATGAGGAGAATGAAGACTTTCTCTCCATCAGCCGAGCCATGGAAGAGATTGTAGATGATCCTGTTGACTGCTATTGGCTTATCAAGTGTTTCGTCAGTCAGTTCCACACAAAGTTTGGAGATTCAATACCACACCTTGTAAgtattacatttaatttaagGAAAATAAATCTAGAGCCTTTAAAAAGTTTTGCTAAAACATATGGACATGGCTCACTGACTGAACATTTGTAGCCgtttgtagaaaatgttttatattttatcgCTGCTTCCCCCAGAGGTGCTATGTCAAGCCAGGTTGAGTTTTAAAATTGACAATGATGTAGTTGTTTACAGGATGAAATGGTTGGCGTATATAAAGCAAAACTGAAGGACTCAAAGTATCAAGTCAAATTTTCAggatttggtttagtttcctTTAACCTTCTCAACTCCAAGTGgcttctgggcattttttggtcctatcacatttttctcactgcgggctcatttttcactgctgtataaaatcctgcacctcctATGGAAACTCTGCAACCATGGCTggaagtacagagaactcacaaatgtcttctgtgcagtacaACACTGTTTTAATGGCAaagctaaaaaagaaaagacagaactaaaattgaattgaaaaaacaTTGGAATTGAcgtaattttttttcacattgcttatattttataaatactaaaataaaagacatactatagataatttactacttccatttttaaattgtgtccatatttatctgttctgtttaaacacagcctgcagttcagctaagAAGTCCTGCCAATTTGTGATGAACAGTCAAAGAAGAGATGATGCATGTGAGCCCAGTTGCATACTAATTGAGATTTATTGAACAGAACCAGGTGTATgtgcaaaataataaatctgaTCAAGTAGATATATGTGCATATTTTTGCCtttgtgcattttaattgtGAAGTTACAAATAGTTTCAACATGTATCATGCAGTGAGTGATGAAGGATGCAAACCACATCAACCATCCATGTGTTATACCCACTTAGTCCTGTGGGGGATGGCAGGGGGCTGGAATCCTATCCCAGTTGACACTGGGTAAGAGGTGGGGTATGGGTCGCCTGTCACAGAGCTAACAGAGTGACAGACAAcagttcacattcacaccagGGCCAATTCAGAATCACTAATTCACCTATCATGTATGTAGTTGGATTGTGGAAGGAAGCTGAAGCAGCTGGAGAAAACTCGCACAGAACTTTCTTGCTTTGAGGCAACACAGCGAACTACTCTACCGTCGATCCATATTAGGAATTATAGTGTAAATGTAGTTTGCAAAATGCCAGCATTAATCTGATAAAGTTCTCATGACCCAAGAATTTAAATCACATTGGTTTTGTACGTGCATCACTATGAGTGACACTTTGTTGTTTGCTCCCGTTTGGACTGTTCTGTTCTCATGTAGCCAAAGAGCCTGGAGCATTACCTGAGTCAGGAGGAACCTCGACTTCTGAACCATCTGAAGAACACCGGGGCCCTGGCTCAGCTGCCCTATAGCCTCTGGTTCAGACGCTGCTTCGCTGGCTGCCTGCCTGAATCTAGCCTGCAGAGGTCTGTTTACTGATCACTCCAGATGCCCATCATTTCACCACACTTTGACTGAGCCAACACGGCAAAGATTCTCACGTTtgtttaacagtattttttggagCTTAACTGTTTTTGCTGCTAAGGTTA encodes the following:
- the tbc1d7 gene encoding TBC1 domain family member 7, translated to MADDPQRNFRSAYYEKVGFRGVEEKKSLEILLKDNPLDLEKLSTFSQRFPLPSMYRIHVWKVLLGILPPHSDSHALVGGYRKEQYQDILEALEVMRYINCSTPSTHVYLRMFQLESQVLPRCSETSPPDEENEDFLSISRAMEEIVDDPVDCYWLIKCFVSQFHTKFGDSIPHLPKSLEHYLSQEEPRLLNHLKNTGALAQLPYSLWFRRCFAGCLPESSLQRVWDKVISGSCKILVFVALEILLSYKIMLMGINRSEGVVRFLCNIPQENTDAIVTKAIDLWHKYCGTPMHAV